One Nitrospina watsonii DNA segment encodes these proteins:
- a CDS encoding HAD family hydrolase, protein MINDPKNCLYVSDLDGTLLDPHSEFSAESVERLNRLIDDGLMFTIATARSYESTHPILRDVNLELPVILFNGVYLTDFHSGRNLELCDFIPHPVVHAMIEMVDHLHDDPFVYAYGEQNRLYYRNATNHGSSEYLKSLEGDGRLHRVEEYTFLENEAIAGFLLIDTPEALQPVHDTLKRQFPRDLNLYFAEDIAHPGYYWLQAFHKEANKGSMLERLAEHLDLPMQRVAVFGDYLNDLEMFKIAGKSIAMANALAEVKQAAHEVIGSNAEGAVLNYLESVWYGSSKKVS, encoded by the coding sequence ATGATCAACGATCCCAAAAATTGTTTGTACGTCTCCGATCTGGACGGCACCCTGCTGGACCCACACAGCGAATTCTCCGCCGAGTCCGTGGAGCGGCTCAACCGCCTGATCGACGACGGCCTCATGTTCACCATCGCCACCGCGCGCAGTTACGAATCGACGCACCCCATCCTGCGCGACGTCAACCTGGAGTTGCCGGTGATCCTGTTCAACGGCGTGTACCTGACGGATTTCCATTCCGGACGCAACCTGGAGCTGTGTGACTTCATCCCACACCCTGTGGTGCACGCCATGATCGAGATGGTGGACCACCTGCACGACGATCCGTTTGTGTACGCGTATGGAGAACAAAACCGTCTGTACTACCGCAACGCCACCAACCACGGCTCCAGCGAGTACCTGAAAAGTCTGGAGGGCGACGGACGCCTGCACCGGGTGGAGGAATACACGTTTCTGGAAAACGAAGCCATCGCCGGGTTTCTTCTGATCGACACCCCGGAAGCCCTGCAACCGGTGCATGACACCTTGAAGCGGCAGTTCCCGCGGGACCTCAACCTGTACTTCGCTGAAGACATCGCGCATCCCGGCTATTACTGGTTGCAGGCGTTCCACAAGGAAGCCAACAAGGGGAGCATGCTGGAGCGGCTGGCGGAGCACCTGGACCTCCCCATGCAGCGGGTGGCCGTGTTCGGCGACTACCTCAACGACCTCGAAATGTTCAAAATCGCCGGCAAATCCATCGCCATGGCCAACGCTCTGGCGGAGGTGAAACAGGCCGCCCATGAAGTGATCGGCAGCAACGCCGAGGGTGCCGTCCTGAATTACCTGGAATCGGTGTGGTACGGATCTTCAAAAAAGGTATCGTAG
- a CDS encoding DUF547 domain-containing protein: MNPKPAFRKNGHPKRAIKLSTLRHGIKFFAVLSLLLLWTPAAWAFDYSAWEALLKQHVKPTTLDGVRLNALPYKTLKTDPAFSKVVKQFEDFSPADLKTRNEKLAFWINAYNVFAVKMVLDHYPVDSIKDAGSLFESVWKKRVGTVGGQPITLDEIEHGILRKMGEPRIHMAIVCASVSCPDIREEAYWPDRLEAQLAAQSQHFLMNPGKGLRVDKERKTVYLSSIFDWFKEDFASKGGVRAFLAPYAPERNRAALQNSDYGIAYMDYNWDLNTL; the protein is encoded by the coding sequence ATGAATCCGAAGCCAGCGTTCAGGAAGAATGGACATCCCAAACGCGCTATCAAACTATCAACGTTACGGCACGGGATCAAATTTTTTGCGGTGCTGTCGTTGCTGTTGCTGTGGACTCCGGCGGCTTGGGCGTTCGACTATTCGGCGTGGGAGGCATTGTTGAAGCAACACGTCAAGCCGACCACGCTGGACGGCGTCCGCCTCAACGCGTTGCCTTACAAGACTCTGAAAACCGACCCGGCGTTCTCCAAAGTGGTCAAACAGTTCGAGGACTTTTCGCCCGCCGACCTCAAAACCCGCAACGAAAAACTGGCGTTCTGGATCAATGCCTACAACGTGTTTGCCGTCAAGATGGTGCTCGACCATTACCCTGTGGACAGCATCAAGGATGCGGGCAGCCTGTTTGAATCGGTGTGGAAAAAGCGGGTGGGGACGGTCGGCGGCCAACCCATCACGCTCGATGAAATCGAACACGGCATTTTGCGCAAAATGGGCGAGCCGCGCATCCACATGGCCATCGTCTGCGCGTCGGTGAGTTGTCCGGATATCCGTGAAGAGGCCTACTGGCCGGATCGGCTGGAAGCGCAACTGGCCGCGCAATCGCAGCACTTCCTCATGAATCCGGGCAAAGGCCTGCGCGTTGACAAGGAACGCAAGACCGTTTACCTGTCGTCGATCTTCGATTGGTTTAAAGAGGACTTCGCGTCGAAGGGTGGCGTGCGGGCGTTCCTCGCACCCTATGCGCCGGAGCGCAACCGGGCCGCACTGCAAAACAGCGATTACGGCATCGCGTACATGGATTACAACTGGGATTTGAACACGCTGTAG
- the ftsZ gene encoding cell division protein FtsZ — MIEFEQDNEYSACIKVVGVGGGGSNAVNAMVRSHIQGVEFITVNTDVQALEASPCQSKVQVGAEVTKGLGAGSNPEMGRLAVEENKNQIRTMLEGADMVFITAGMGGGTGTGGAPIIAGIARELGALTVGIVTKPFVFEGRKRERQAEEGLQALKDAVDTLIVIPNQRLLSFISKDTPLTNAFSHVDDVLRQAVSSISDLIVIPGLINLDFNDVKTIMSGMGKALMGGGTATGENRAVEAAEKAISSPLLDEATVDGAKGVLINITGGDDLTLHEVTEAASLIQKNAHEDAHIIFGAVIDKHLQGEMRVTVIATGFDKPYEQEMPEERELTVAAPHENTLPYKKVVGGDTQADSPSPRAPLFRKSGLKQLAASIRKESPDSVANESNYDIPTFLRKHAD; from the coding sequence TTGATAGAATTTGAACAGGACAATGAGTACTCCGCCTGCATCAAGGTGGTCGGGGTCGGCGGTGGCGGTTCCAATGCCGTCAATGCGATGGTGCGTTCGCACATCCAGGGGGTGGAGTTCATCACCGTCAACACGGATGTGCAGGCGCTGGAAGCCTCCCCCTGCCAGAGCAAGGTGCAGGTGGGTGCGGAAGTGACGAAAGGGCTGGGCGCGGGCTCCAATCCGGAAATGGGCCGCCTCGCCGTGGAAGAAAACAAAAACCAGATCCGCACCATGCTGGAAGGCGCGGACATGGTGTTCATCACCGCCGGCATGGGCGGCGGCACCGGCACCGGCGGCGCGCCGATCATCGCCGGCATCGCGCGCGAGCTGGGCGCGTTGACCGTCGGCATCGTCACCAAGCCGTTCGTGTTTGAAGGCCGCAAGCGTGAGCGGCAGGCGGAAGAAGGCTTGCAGGCGCTCAAGGACGCGGTCGATACCTTGATCGTCATCCCCAATCAGCGGCTGCTGAGCTTCATCTCCAAGGACACGCCGTTGACCAACGCCTTCAGTCATGTCGATGACGTGTTGCGCCAGGCGGTGAGCAGCATCTCGGACCTGATCGTGATTCCGGGACTCATCAACCTCGACTTCAACGACGTCAAGACCATCATGTCCGGCATGGGCAAGGCTCTCATGGGCGGCGGCACGGCGACGGGCGAAAACCGCGCGGTGGAAGCTGCGGAGAAAGCCATCTCCAGCCCGTTGCTGGACGAAGCCACGGTGGATGGCGCGAAAGGCGTGCTCATCAATATCACCGGCGGCGACGACCTGACGCTGCACGAGGTCACGGAAGCGGCATCGCTGATCCAGAAGAACGCGCACGAAGACGCGCACATCATTTTCGGTGCGGTGATCGACAAGCATCTGCAGGGCGAGATGCGGGTGACGGTGATCGCCACCGGGTTTGACAAACCGTACGAGCAGGAAATGCCCGAAGAGCGGGAATTGACCGTGGCTGCGCCGCACGAAAACACCCTGCCTTACAAGAAGGTGGTGGGGGGCGACACGCAGGCCGACAGCCCCAGCCCGCGCGCGCCGCTGTTCCGCAAAAGCGGACTGAAACAACTGGCCGCCTCCATCCGCAAGGAATCGCCGGATTCGGTGGCCAACGAGTCCAACTACGACATCCCGACGTTTCTGCGCAAGCACGCCGACTAG
- the ftsA gene encoding cell division protein FtsA, which yields MSKKKNYVVGLDIGTTKICCIIAEVSPQGEIEIIGLGQSPSRGLRKGVVVNIDGTVESIRSAVEEAELMAGTEIESVFVGIAGGHIKSMNSHGIIAVKNKEINQQDIDRVIDAAKAIAIPLDREVIHVLPQEFIVDNQDGIKTPLGMAGVRLEAKVHIVTAAVTSAQNIVKCVNKAGLGVQDIVLQQLASSESVLSSDEKELGVALIDIGGGTSDLAIFYEGAIKHTSVLAIAGAQVTNDIAIGLRTPNAEAEKIKHAYGCAYSALLGDEEGIEVSSVGGRPMMKVSGQILSEIIEARVREMFEMLNHEIQNSGFEEHISSGLVITGGSASMPGMAELAEEVFQAPVRIGTPMGLGGLIDVVNNPVYATCTGLIIYGDRCFKAGKYTELQGRNLFDKIFSRMKGWMEEFF from the coding sequence ATGTCCAAAAAGAAAAATTATGTTGTGGGCCTCGACATCGGCACCACCAAGATCTGCTGCATCATCGCCGAGGTCAGCCCGCAGGGTGAAATCGAAATCATCGGGCTCGGCCAATCGCCCTCGCGCGGACTGCGTAAAGGCGTGGTGGTGAACATCGACGGCACCGTGGAATCCATTCGCAGCGCTGTGGAAGAAGCGGAATTGATGGCGGGCACGGAGATCGAGTCCGTGTTCGTCGGCATCGCCGGCGGCCACATCAAGAGCATGAACAGCCACGGCATCATCGCCGTCAAGAACAAGGAGATCAACCAGCAGGATATCGATCGCGTCATCGATGCGGCCAAGGCCATCGCCATCCCGCTGGACCGCGAAGTGATCCACGTGCTGCCGCAGGAATTCATCGTCGATAATCAGGACGGCATCAAGACGCCGCTCGGCATGGCGGGTGTCCGACTGGAGGCGAAGGTGCACATCGTCACCGCCGCCGTCACCTCCGCGCAGAACATCGTCAAGTGCGTCAACAAGGCGGGGCTCGGCGTGCAGGACATCGTGTTGCAGCAACTGGCGTCGAGCGAATCGGTGCTCTCCAGCGACGAAAAGGAACTGGGCGTGGCGCTGATCGACATCGGCGGCGGCACCTCGGACCTGGCCATCTTTTATGAGGGTGCGATCAAGCACACGTCGGTGCTGGCCATCGCCGGGGCGCAGGTGACCAACGACATCGCCATCGGTCTGCGCACGCCCAATGCGGAAGCGGAAAAAATCAAGCACGCCTACGGCTGCGCCTACTCGGCGTTGCTCGGCGACGAAGAGGGCATCGAGGTGTCCAGCGTCGGCGGCCGCCCGATGATGAAGGTCTCCGGACAGATCCTGAGCGAGATCATCGAGGCCCGCGTGCGCGAAATGTTTGAAATGCTCAATCATGAAATCCAGAACTCCGGCTTCGAGGAACACATCTCCTCCGGGCTGGTCATCACCGGCGGTTCGGCGTCCATGCCCGGCATGGCGGAGCTGGCGGAGGAAGTGTTCCAGGCGCCGGTGCGCATCGGCACCCCCATGGGCCTGGGTGGATTGATCGACGTCGTCAACAATCCCGTGTACGCGACGTGTACGGGATTGATCATTTACGGAGACCGGTGCTTCAAGGCGGGCAAGTACACGGAGCTTCAGGGCAGGAATCTGTTCGATAAAATTTTCAGCCGGATGAAAGGCTGGATGGAAGAGTTCTTTTAA